CGTCCAAGCCGATCTGCTGAATCGTCTGGACCACGTCTTGACGGGCGCGCGACGACAACTTCATGCCTTCGTCGTCAAGCTCGCCTTTCATACGCTGGACGTCCGCGAGGTAATCGCGCTTCTTCTTTTGGATGGCGTCGACGCGCGCTTCCCGGTCGGACTCGGGGGCCGTCTTGAGGGCCTCGTCTTCCTTTTGGAGCGCTTCGTACCGGGCATTCAGGTCCTTCTCGATTTGGTCCCGCTTGTTTTTCAGCGTGTCGAGCTCGGTCTTGAGTTTTTTGTACTGCCGGAACACGTCGTCGATATCCACAACACCAATCTTGTATTCCGACGCGGACGGCGCTACGGCCGCCGGCGCGCCTTGCGCCGCCGACACGGAGGTTGCCGAACTGCCGGACCAAAGGGCCACGATCGCGATAACGGTTGATCCCGCGGCCAACTTGAGCACTGTCTTCATTGTGTTCGTTTTCCTGGGGTTTCGAGCGCGCCGCGCGCTGCGTTACTTACTATTCAGATGGTCCGTAACTTTTTTCGTGATATCGAGAGACGGATCGAAGTACAGCACGGGCGTGCCTGCCTTCGGATCGGAATCGATAATGATCTTGTAACCTTCGGCATTGCCGACTTCGCGGACGCCCGCGTCAATTTGGCCAAGAATCTTGTCGAAAAACTTGTTGGACTTATCGTCGATTTCGCCCTGTGCACGGCGCCACCGGTCCTCGTAGTCGCGGTTCTCCGCGGCGACCTTGTCGGTCAGCTCCTGGCGTTGCTGTTCGGTGAGCGTTTTGTCCTCGCGGAGTCTTTTGCGGCCCTCGTTGACTTGTTCGCGCAGTTTATCGATTTCCGCCTGCAAGTTTTCCTTGTCGGTTTCGAGGGCCTTCCACTCGGCCTCGCGCTGCCCGTAGTTGTCGAATACGGTCTTTTTGTTGATCACTGCGATCTTCGCGGCGCTTTTGCCGGCGGCTTCGTCCTGGGCAGAAACGCGCGGGACGGACACTGCGGCCGCGAGGCCGACGCACACGACTGCCGCACCGAGCGCAACTGCAATCCGCCGTTTCACGAGAGGAGTTCCTTCTTTCCGTGCCTGGCGCCCGGCGCGCGATAACCCACCGTGGTTTGCGCGCAGAAGCTGCCCGTGGAATAAACGCAGAGTATACCCATGTACGCTTTTTCGCCGCAACACCGGGCGCGGCGGGATGAGTTTAGAACCGGAACCCGCCCTGCAGGTGGAGCTTTCCAGAACCCTGATCGTCGTCGGGGTTCAGCGGGAAGCCGTAGTCCAGCCGGATTGGGCCCATCATCGGGATGTCGAACCCGAGACCTACACCGATACTGTATTTCATATCGCCGGGATCGAAATCTCCCGGTTCGAGCCACACGCCACCGGAATCCATGAACAGATAGGTGCGGAAGAATTTGCTTGCTTTGTACTTCAGTTCGAGCGAGTTTAGCAGGCGCAACTCTCCGCCGACGGAAACGTCGTCGCCGAACAGGCCAAGGATTTCGGGTTCTTTCGGACCGACGTCGCGCGCGTCGTAGCCGCGAATTGTGGTCGAGCCGCCCGCGAAGTAGCGCGACGCCAGCGGGATGTGTTCGCTACCGCCCATTGCGCCGCCGATGCCCTGGCGCGAGCGAACCGAGAACACCCATTTCTTTTCCTCGTCGAAGCTAAAGAACCACGTCGAATCGTGATCGAATTTCCAGAACTCGTTGTCGCCGCCGAATGCCCACTCGATTTGGAAGTCGTGCCGCGCGCCGGTGGAGGGATCGCGGTTCGAGTCGACGGTCGTGCGATTGAAACCCCAGACGGTGCTGATGGTCGAGTCGCCGCCGATGTACTCGTAGTAGGGACTGAACCGGCCGTACCGCAGGTCGCTGTAGTTTACGTTGGCGTAGCCCAAGGACGCGCGCGCGGTGTTGTATGGCGAGAGGACCTTGCCGAACCGAATGCGCGCGCCTTGCGTTTCCTGGGAGTAGTCGGTGCCGCCGTTGTCGTAGTCATAGGATTCGTCGAAGATGTCGAACCCGAACAACAGGGGGTACCCGAAGATTTCCGGATCGGAGAAACTGAGGCTGTATTCGTCACGGCGCTGTCCGAGCGCGACGCGCAGGCGTAACTGTTGGCCGCCGCCCTGGAAGGAGGGCCAATTCGCGATGTCGAAGTTGTTGAAGCGCAGTTCGGTGTACCCGCCGACGCCTTCTTCCGTGTTGTACCCTGCGCCGAAGTTGAAGTAGCTGGTCTTGCCTTCTTCGACATCGACAAGCAGGTTGGAGTGGCGCGGGTCCTCGGGGATGTCCTGCGTCGAGAACCGGATGGCGTCGTAGTACTCGGTGGATTCGAGCCGGCGGTGGCTGGCTTCGAGCAGGCTGCCATCGAACCGCTCGCCCGGGTTCAGGAAGATTTCGCGGCGCACGACGTCGTCCCGCGTCGTTTCGTTTCCGGTGACGGTGATTTCCTTGACGTATTTGAGGTCGCCTTCGCTGATTTGCTGTACGACGTGCGTCGTTTTGTTCTCTTTATCGAGGGTAACCTGCGGTTCGACGGTCGCGTTGATGTAGCCGCTCGACGTGTAGCCCTTCTCGATGATCTCGGCGTCGGCGGTCACCTGGCTCTTGTTGTGGACCTCGCCCGGCTTGGTCTTGGTGATGTCCATGATTTCGTCATCGTCGTACACTTCGTTGCTGCCGGGTTCGACGGTCGCAACGGTGTATTCGGGCCCTTCGACGACGCTCACCGAAATGTCGACGGATTTGCCGTTCTCCGAATAGGTCATCTCCGTGCCGGTGATTTCGGCTTCCATGCGGCCGACGTCGCCGTACTTGTCGATGACTTTCGAGAGGTCGGACTCGAATTTCGACTCGTCATACTTTCCGCCGAGGAACCACCACCGGCGCTTCGTCTCCATGCCTTTTTTCAATTTCCGGTCGCTGAGACGTTCGTTGCCCTCGAAGCTGAGCGAACTGATTTTCGCCTTCTTGCCTTCGGTGATCATGTAGGTGATGCGGACGCGCGACGGTCCGACTTCTTCGACGACGATGTCGACGGCGGCGTTGGGCATGCCTTTCGACTGGTACAACTTGAGCACGGCGTCGCGCTCTTCCTCGTAGCCTTCCTCGACAAAGGTGTCGCCCTCTTTCCACGTCGTGGCGGCGCGAATCGTACGCGACTTAATCTTGTCGTTGCCGATGATTTTAATTTCGGAGATAACCCGCTTTTCGTCGACGATGTACGTCACAATGACGCCATCGCCCGACGCGGTCACGTCGCCCTTGATGGAATTGAAGAAGGTTGTGTCATAAAGGCGGCGGATGTCGCGCGAGATGGCGAGTTGGCTGTAAGACTGCCCCGCCTGCACTTCGAGCTGGCTGCGGACGAGTTGTTCGCTGACGCGTTCGAGGCCGTTGATTCGGACTTCGGATATGACCTTGCCTTCGTAATCCTGCGCGAACGCGGGCGTGGATCCCACTACGAACGGCAAAACGAGGAATGCCCCCCACCCCACGAACGTAAAGGCTGAGGGCCGGTTCCTACGGAAGCGGCTGGCTTTTGTCAATTAACGATACCTTCCGCTATGGGCACAACCGGTTCGAATACCAGTTTGTCTTCCTGCTCCGAGGGGCGCACGTCAATGCGCATTCCCGGGGCGAAAGCCCCCTTCAATAGCGCTTCAGAGAGCGGGTCTTCAACGTATTGCTGTACGGCGCGCCGCAACGGACGTGCGCCGTACTGCTCATCGCTACCTACCCGCACGACGAATTCCTTGGCCTCGTCGCTGAGCGATAGCTCGTAACCCTTCTCCCCGACACGTTCTATCACTTCTGCCACGTGTATGTCAACAATCCTCACCAATTCGTCGTGCGTCAGACGGTGGAATACGACCAGTTCGTCCACCCTGTTCAGGAACTCGGGGTTGAATATCTTCTTGACCTCTTCCATCACCCGGGACTGCATTTCCTTGTATTCGTCTTCCTTGTTGCCGCGGGTGAAGCCCATCTGGGTGCTGCGGCCGATGCGCCGCGCGCCGACGTTGCTGGTCAT
This window of the Candidatus Hydrogenedentota bacterium genome carries:
- the bamA gene encoding outer membrane protein assembly factor BamA is translated as MPFVVGSTPAFAQDYEGKVISEVRINGLERVSEQLVRSQLEVQAGQSYSQLAISRDIRRLYDTTFFNSIKGDVTASGDGVIVTYIVDEKRVISEIKIIGNDKIKSRTIRAATTWKEGDTFVEEGYEEERDAVLKLYQSKGMPNAAVDIVVEEVGPSRVRITYMITEGKKAKISSLSFEGNERLSDRKLKKGMETKRRWWFLGGKYDESKFESDLSKVIDKYGDVGRMEAEITGTEMTYSENGKSVDISVSVVEGPEYTVATVEPGSNEVYDDDEIMDITKTKPGEVHNKSQVTADAEIIEKGYTSSGYINATVEPQVTLDKENKTTHVVQQISEGDLKYVKEITVTGNETTRDDVVRREIFLNPGERFDGSLLEASHRRLESTEYYDAIRFSTQDIPEDPRHSNLLVDVEEGKTSYFNFGAGYNTEEGVGGYTELRFNNFDIANWPSFQGGGQQLRLRVALGQRRDEYSLSFSDPEIFGYPLLFGFDIFDESYDYDNGGTDYSQETQGARIRFGKVLSPYNTARASLGYANVNYSDLRYGRFSPYYEYIGGDSTISTVWGFNRTTVDSNRDPSTGARHDFQIEWAFGGDNEFWKFDHDSTWFFSFDEEKKWVFSVRSRQGIGGAMGGSEHIPLASRYFAGGSTTIRGYDARDVGPKEPEILGLFGDDVSVGGELRLLNSLELKYKASKFFRTYLFMDSGGVWLEPGDFDPGDMKYSIGVGLGFDIPMMGPIRLDYGFPLNPDDDQGSGKLHLQGGFRF
- a CDS encoding OmpH family outer membrane protein codes for the protein MKTVLKLAAGSTVIAIVALWSGSSATSVSAAQGAPAAVAPSASEYKIGVVDIDDVFRQYKKLKTELDTLKNKRDQIEKDLNARYEALQKEDEALKTAPESDREARVDAIQKKKRDYLADVQRMKGELDDEGMKLSSRARQDVVQTIQQIGLDDGYHLILQSGSTVIYFATPINITSKVVDRLNGAPAATAAATPKKSN
- a CDS encoding OmpH family outer membrane protein, producing MKRRIAVALGAAVVCVGLAAAVSVPRVSAQDEAAGKSAAKIAVINKKTVFDNYGQREAEWKALETDKENLQAEIDKLREQVNEGRKRLREDKTLTEQQRQELTDKVAAENRDYEDRWRRAQGEIDDKSNKFFDKILGQIDAGVREVGNAEGYKIIIDSDPKAGTPVLYFDPSLDITKKVTDHLNSK